One Desmodus rotundus isolate HL8 chromosome 10, HLdesRot8A.1, whole genome shotgun sequence genomic window, TAGATCTAACATACTACAGAACCAATGAAGCAAATAGCAATGTTTCTGAGAAATACAAACTTTCATTTTGGGATGTCAATAACACTTCTAATACAGGAAtcaagtgttgttttttttttttccctacctcTTGGCCACAGATGGCTCCAGGGGCGTGGCTGGTAATGAGACGGGGTAGGCAGGGTTAAGGCACTATGAAGCTAAGTAGTGCCTGATAGTGTAGTCTTTGGCTACTTTCCATTCAGGCACTACTAGCCTTTCAGGTTaacactttctttcctttaatcaCAAAGATTAAAGAGTTCATTTCCTTTCCATTGAAGCAGCAACTGCCTTTAAGGGGGGTAGTGGGCAGGAAGGAACAGGGCATTTCCCCTGATTTGGATTTGAGGTGAGCAAACAGCTCTTTTACGATTTTTACTACTaacaatgagaaaatacaaaaaggtttaaagtctcctttttaaaatacttccgTATGCATGTACGTTTTTTCCATTCCCAAATGTAAAGACATTTCTGTACCCAGGTATTAATCAGTTGGGGGGCACCAGTTtctctagaaagaaaaaagaacttgggCTAGCTCGTAAAAGGAGACTCCTTGGTTCAAGGGCAGAATTTTCCaggtagggagaaaggaaaaaggaagagggtAAGCACAGAGCGCTCACTGGTTGTCACTGCCAGCCTTCATGGAAGACCTGAGCGAGGGAATTTCCAGGGAGGAGACTGATATTCTCAGCAGCTACACTTAGGAAGAGGAGGAATTCCTATTGTCTTCGGGCCAGCTAGCTCCAGAGACTTGTCCCAAGCAGTCACTGGCTTGGAACTGGGGTACATGAACTGGGAAATGCCCAAATAGTACAGTTAGGAAGTATCTAGAAAAAAATTGCTGGaagctgaaattttttttttaatttttaaaaagattttatttatttatttttagagaggggaaaggagggagaaagagatggagagaaacattgatgtgtgagggagacatcaatcggttgcctctcgcaggccctcaaccagagacctgcaacccaggcacgtgccctgacaggggctCAAACCAAACACCTCTccgttcgcaggccagcactcaatccactgagccacatcagccgggGCTGAATTCTTTATTGACAGAATCAACCAAACATTCGTGGCAGGGTAGACCACAAAGACCCAACACAGCACACCTACTAAAGACATTCAAATTAGACCTACTAAACGTGACTCCTCTTGACTGCCAATTTTGTACAAGGATCACCCTTCCACTCAGTTTTTGGAGTCAAACAGCTTgctccaaatttttaaaatgataggcTAAAAGACAAACTAATCAACTGAAATAAGCTATTAGGCCTAATCAAGAATAGCTTAACatatttcattctcttctttGAACATTTTACTTAAGTGCTTTACTAGCGCTACCAGCTCAGGGTTCCCACCAAGTTCATCAATTTGTTTATAGGCTTTAGACTCAAGCTCTTTAAGAGTATTCCGAGTgtattcaaaagaacctacattCTCAAGATAATGtacacagtattttttaatatctatgtTTTCGGTTCTCTGGCGCAAGATATTCTGCACCTGGGTGCTTTCAGGCCTCAACCAAATAGCATGAATGGTAGGGAATGAGAACTTTCCCTCCGTTAGATCTTCACAAAAGCTTTTGTTTTCAGTATATTCTTTCGAGTGTAGATTAGCATAATCATCCCTAATTTGGAAAAAGAGCCCAAGTGTGTCAAGTATTGGCTTTAAATCTTCTTTGTAATCAGAGAACAACTGCATGAGACCCACTGCTAACCCAAAGAGTCCGCCTGTTTTCTGCAGCACCATAGCTTTATATTCTTCTTCAGTGGGACAAGTGTAGTTATCCCTCCAATAGATATCTAGGCCTTGGCCCTGGTGGAGTTCCAAAAGCTGGCGGGTGAAAAGCTTTACTGCATCTGGGTGATCGAGGGTTAAGACTTTCTCTAGGCCGAGAAAATATACATAATTGGCAGAATTGATGACAGATGGAATTCCATAGATGCTGTGAGCCACTGGAAAGCCACGTCGGAGTTTTGAATTGTCTTCAATATCATCAATGAGTAAACTGGCATTATGCAACATTTCTGTCACTTCGATGATAATCTAAAAAAGACAattgaaaatttcattttttaaaaaatatttgaactatCATATTAACAGATGAGGCCCTCAAgtgtcttagtttttaaaagtagtaaTTACTTAGCAACCTCAATTTAAAACAATATGTTGCATAAGCATTAAACAGAATTAAGAGCTAGGAGTAGTTTTACATGATGTCATAAATTTCTTGGGGATTAAGAATGAAGTTAGAATTGCCTAGATACCTGTAGCTTGTCTTCTGGGACTTTTAGCCAATGATTAAATGCCTGTGAAAGTTTGGATCTCACTTGTTTACCTgcaattaaagaataaaatttggtaataaatactttaattatttaaaaaatcagaaattttctCTAAAACCAACCAGACTTGATAAATCCAGCTCCATCAATCCACTACCCAGTGCAGAGCTTGCCTTCTACTGCTGGGCCACTACTGGCCCCTTCTGTCACATTCACATTGCAAAAAACACAACCTTAAAATTAGGGCAGgcaaaaaaaattctaagtacTTCAGTAGCccactactttctttttttaatattaattaattaattaattattttagagagaggggaaaggagggaggaagagaagtagagaaacatcaatgtgtggttgcctctcatgcgccccccaccaaggaccaggcccgcaacccaggcatgtgccctgactgggaatcaaaccagcgaccccttggtttgaaggccagcactcagtccactgagccacaccagccaaggctggccCACTACTTTCATTTCAACTTGTATCTACAATTTTGGAATGGAATGGGGTTTTAGAAATCGTGATCTAACTCATTCCTCTTGAAAAGGATGCCAGTCTAGTTAGTGGCAGTTAATGAAGCTCTGTCCGTTTCAGAGAACATATTAGAGAGCATAGGTATGTTTAATGAAATGTACATTGCTACTGAATTGCCTCATACAATTGCCTCTTAAAATTATCTACCATTCCTTTAAATTAAGGTTTTAGACATTAGACAGCTCTGCTGCTTTCCTACCAAAAAGTGAGACTGCCATACCCCGAAGTATTGCCCTTTAACATCTGAGTTTGACCAGGGCCATTAGTTTTCTtatattatctttttcttatgtGGAAAGCTCCAGAGGTCTTGGGTACTCGTTATCACCGTAAGTCATTTTAGCTCAAACATAAAGGAATGAGACAAAACCCACAACCAGTTCCTTCAATAAAAATACTCTATAAGCTCTCCGCTAAAGTGAATGCACGGACATTTGAGTTTCAGATTAGGTTTCAGAAAAAGTTACACAAAAGGTTTCAGTagacaaaaacagtattttctaagTCTTATCCATGATTTCTCCGCACCAGTCACCCGAACAAATGAATTCGCAAACTGTCATCACATACCCAAATGGGACAGAGTTTCGTTTCCTGAGAGCAGTTTAACAGAAGGACCTCTTAGGG contains:
- the GGPS1 gene encoding geranylgeranyl pyrophosphate synthase; this encodes MEKTQEKVQRILLEPYKYLLQLPGKQVRSKLSQAFNHWLKVPEDKLQIIIEVTEMLHNASLLIDDIEDNSKLRRGFPVAHSIYGIPSVINSANYVYFLGLEKVLTLDHPDAVKLFTRQLLELHQGQGLDIYWRDNYTCPTEEEYKAMVLQKTGGLFGLAVGLMQLFSDYKEDLKPILDTLGLFFQIRDDYANLHSKEYTENKSFCEDLTEGKFSFPTIHAIWLRPESTQVQNILRQRTENIDIKKYCVHYLENVGSFEYTRNTLKELESKAYKQIDELGGNPELVALVKHLSKMFKEENEIC